AATAAAACCCTCTTCTTTAAGTATTTTGGAAATCTCAATCTTCATTCTTGAAGCAGGAATGTCAACCTTATCTGCTTTTACTTTTATTGCATTTCTGATTCGAGTTAGCATATCTGAAATTGGATCAGTTATCATTCTGTCACCCCTTTACCAGCTTGCTTTTACAACTCCAGGGATTTTCCCTGAGTTGGCTAAAAATCTAAAACAAATTCTACAAAGACCAAAATCTCTCAAGTATCCTCTTGAACGTCCACACATTTTACAACGATTTCTTACCCGGACTTTAAATTTTGCTGGATACTTTGCTCTTTCTATTTTACTTTTTCTTGCCACAACCCCTCCTTAT
The Thermodesulfovibrio yellowstonii DSM 11347 DNA segment above includes these coding regions:
- a CDS encoding type Z 30S ribosomal protein S14, whose translation is MARKSKIERAKYPAKFKVRVRNRCKMCGRSRGYLRDFGLCRICFRFLANSGKIPGVVKASW